One Thioclava electrotropha DNA segment encodes these proteins:
- a CDS encoding NepR family anti-sigma factor, which produces MADEKPKSSIRDQINQNLKKVYEEALQEEVPDRFKDLLAQLKAKEGEK; this is translated from the coding sequence ATGGCAGACGAAAAGCCTAAGTCCAGTATCAGGGACCAGATCAATCAAAACCTGAAGAAGGTTTATGAGGAGGCGCTTCAGGAAGAAGTGCCAGATCGGTTCAAAGACTTGCTGGCGCAACTCAAGGCGAAGGAGGGCGAAAAATGA